CCGAAGCCAAGGTCAGCCTTGCAAAGACGGAACTCGACCGTGGCCGCAGGCTTTCCGATAACCGTACCATCTCCCAGAGTGATCTCGACCAGCGTCAAAGCTCGTTTGCGGATGCCGAAGCCCAGCTTCGCGCCGCCCGCGCAGCATTGACCACCGCCCAGCTTGATCTCGGTTACACCGAAATCATCGCGCCGGTTTCCGGCAGGGTCGGCAGGATCGAAATCACCGCCGGCAATCTCGTCGCTGCGGGCTCCACCTCGCCGGCACTGACCACGCTCGTCTCGGTCAACCCGATCTATGCAAGCTTCAACGCCAGCGAAGGCGTCGTGGCCAAGGCTCTTGCCGAGCTGCCGAAGACCGATGGCGCCCTGCCCGCTCTGGAACAGATCCCGGTGGAAATCGGCACGCTTTCGGATGAAGGCACGCCGATCAAGGGCACGCTGCACCTGATCGACAACCAGGTGGATTCGGCAAGCGGCACCATCGGTGTGCGCGCCATCTTCGACAATCCGGATGGCAGGCTGATCCCCGGCCAGTTCGTGCGGGTACGCATGGGCGAACCGAAGCCGGAAAACCGCATCGTCATCAGCGACCGCGCCATCGGCACGGATCAGGACAAGCGCTTCGTCTTCGTGGTCGATGCCGAAAACAAGGTAAGCTACCGCCAGATCAAGCCCGGCGCACCGGCTGATGGCCAGCGCATCATCGACAGCGGCCTTGCCGCCGGTGATACGATCGTCGTCAACGGCCTGCAGCGCATCCGTCCCGGTGCGACCATCGCGCCCCAGGCGGAAGACAAGGTTGCTGCTTCGCAGTAACCCACCTCTTTGATCAGTAAGCGTCCCGCAGTATCGCGAGACGCGCATTCACACAGAACCGGCCTTCACCGGCGGCAGGATTGCCGCCGGAACAGCCTTCGCATTCCTAAATACCCGGAGAGGGACTGGATATGAATATTTCCAGATTTTTTGTCGACAGGCCGGTATTCGCCGGCGTGCTGTCGATCCTGATCGTGGTCGCGGGCCTTCTCG
This window of the Agrobacterium fabrum str. C58 genome carries:
- a CDS encoding efflux RND transporter periplasmic adaptor subunit, giving the protein MTLNTKRRALTGAGIGLAMSVAAGALFFDLPTSRNATAASTPAETPAIPVTVAKVESRDVMRWEEFSGRLEAVDRVQIRSRVAGQIKAVHFREGALVKEGDPLFTIDPAPYQAAVAGAEGQVASAEAKVSLAKTELDRGRRLSDNRTISQSDLDQRQSSFADAEAQLRAARAALTTAQLDLGYTEIIAPVSGRVGRIEITAGNLVAAGSTSPALTTLVSVNPIYASFNASEGVVAKALAELPKTDGALPALEQIPVEIGTLSDEGTPIKGTLHLIDNQVDSASGTIGVRAIFDNPDGRLIPGQFVRVRMGEPKPENRIVISDRAIGTDQDKRFVFVVDAENKVSYRQIKPGAPADGQRIIDSGLAAGDTIVVNGLQRIRPGATIAPQAEDKVAASQ